From candidate division WOR-3 bacterium, a single genomic window includes:
- a CDS encoding phosphoribosyltransferase family protein, protein MRFVELPLVGFEIKRGIVSFATPILLEPKEVKPLAQDFFRLFKRHIFPKAKGIGEPKKEANADIFPISLNNRETAYLNFIYDIDATRLSFECDRRDTAAVEFIDPLFRLLREQRVIKPDLEYIRRKVSGTLPEIVAALLWQIGAVKVSLGDIKPFFKVDRRKNRSPIYIDLKCLPNYPRVFDFLISQAALILAHYEFDLICGIEAGSISFASLLAQKIAKPSFFARRERRYKEAPLLEGVKEHELFRKKVLLVDDTVVKGWTKKRAIEEIRAKGGICEYAFVIFDRQEGGKEELASLNCTLLSLTNRTALLSKRIPRDITLITEREYEEIRTYFSNPRRWHEKKGFPYHELKPK, encoded by the coding sequence CTTAGTGGGATTTGAGATTAAAAGGGGGATTGTCAGTTTTGCCACGCCCATTCTCCTTGAACCAAAGGAAGTAAAGCCTTTAGCCCAAGACTTCTTCCGCCTCTTCAAGAGACATATCTTCCCCAAGGCAAAAGGAATCGGCGAACCGAAAAAGGAAGCGAATGCCGATATCTTCCCGATTTCCTTAAACAATCGGGAAACCGCCTACCTAAATTTTATTTATGATATTGACGCCACCCGCCTCTCCTTTGAATGCGACCGCCGGGATACCGCGGCAGTGGAATTTATTGACCCCCTCTTTCGGCTCCTCCGGGAACAAAGGGTTATTAAACCAGATTTGGAATATATCCGAAGGAAGGTCTCGGGAACTCTACCGGAGATTGTCGCCGCTTTGCTCTGGCAGATCGGCGCCGTCAAGGTTAGCCTCGGCGACATAAAACCATTTTTTAAGGTGGATAGAAGAAAGAATCGGAGCCCAATTTATATTGACCTCAAATGTCTTCCCAATTACCCCAGGGTTTTTGACTTCCTAATTTCCCAAGCCGCTTTAATTTTAGCCCATTACGAGTTTGATCTGATTTGTGGCATTGAAGCCGGAAGTATCTCCTTCGCTTCCCTCTTAGCCCAAAAGATTGCCAAACCCAGTTTCTTCGCCCGACGGGAACGAAGATATAAGGAAGCACCCCTCTTAGAAGGGGTTAAAGAACACGAACTCTTCCGGAAAAAGGTTCTTCTGGTTGATGATACCGTAGTTAAGGGTTGGACGAAAAAGAGGGCAATTGAGGAGATTCGGGCGAAGGGTGGAATCTGTGAATACGCCTTTGTCATCTTTGACCGCCAAGAAGGAGGAAAGGAGGAACTCGCCTCCCTTAATTGTACCCTTTTATCCCTAACCAATCGGACTGCCTTACTCTCAAAAAGGATTCCTCGGGATATCACCTTAATCACGGAAAGGGAGTATGAGGAGATCCGCACCTACTTCTCTAACCCGAGACGCTGGCACGAGAAGAAGGGCTTTCCCTATCACGAATTGAAACCGAAGTAG